A genomic segment from Glycine soja cultivar W05 chromosome 18, ASM419377v2, whole genome shotgun sequence encodes:
- the LOC114394860 gene encoding uncharacterized protein LOC114394860 isoform X1 yields the protein MPSKQFILDTKIEMALRLTTVVSSVGHSGKPRFRFRIRSVAATVRNMAFSATSKVIDSHLHVWASPQEAGRFPYSLGQEPTLPGNAEFLLQCMEEAGVDGALIVQPINHKFDHSYVTSVLNKYPTKFVGCCLANPADDGSGLRQFEDLVLKDGYRAVRFNPYLWPPGEKMTNKVGKEIFQRAGELNVPVGFMCMKGLDLHISEIEQLCTEFPSTVVLLDHLGFCKPPINDEEGLVFSQLLNLSRFPQVHVKFSALFRVSRAQFPYLDLSPLFSQVVSHFGANRVMWGSDFPFVVAECGYKGAKEAVHLIASEISLPLSDLEWIMGRTATQLFQNQLTPVNS from the exons aTGCCAAGCAAGCAATTTATCCTTGACACGAAAATTGAAATGGCGCTGAGGCTGACTACTGTTGTTTCAAGTGTTGGTCATTCGGGGAAACCCAGGTTTAGGTTCAGAATCAGAAGTGTTGCTGCCACAGTTAGAAACATGGCCTTCAGTGCAACCTCCAAGGTAATTGATTCCCATCTCCACGTGTGGGCTTCACCTCAAGAG GCTGGCAGATTCCCTTATTCTCTTGGACAAGAACCTACTTTACCAGGAAATGCCGAGTTTTTGCTCCAG TGTATGGAGGAGGCAGGAGTAGATGGTGCACTCATTGTGCagccaattaatcataaatttgATCATAGTTATGTCACAAG CGTTTTGAATAAATACCCAACGAAATTTGTTGGTTGTTGCCTTGCTAATCCAGCAGATGATGGAAGTGGGCTTAGGCAGTTTGAAGATCTTGTTTTGAAG GACGGTTATCGTGCTGTTCGATTCAACCCATATTTGTGGCCACCTGGAGAAAAG ATGACAAATAAAGTTGGGAAGGAAATTTTCCAAAGGGCTGGAGAACTCAATGTGCCAGTGGGCTTCATGTGTATGAAG GGGCTTGATCTGCATATTTCTGAAATTGAGCAATTGTGCACAGAATTCCCATCAACAGTTGTATTGCTTGATCACTTGGGCTTTTGCAAACCACCAAT AAATGATGAGGAAGGTCTTGTCTTTTCTCAACTTTTAAATCTGTCTAGATTCCCACAA GTACATGTGAAATTTAGTGCCCTTTTCAGAGTGTCAAGAGCACAGTTTCCTTATCTAGATTTGTCTCCTCTCTTTTCCCAAGTTGTCTCTCACTTTGGTGCTAACCGTGTAATGTGGGGCAG CGATTTTCCATTTGTTGTTGCTGAATGTGGTTACAAAGGAGCCAAAGAAGCAGTGCATCTTATTGCCAGTGAGATCTCTTTGCCTTTATCAGATTTAGAGTGGATCATGGGGAGGACAGCTACACAACTCTTCCAAAACCAATTGACTCCAGTCAATAGTTGA
- the LOC114397444 gene encoding uncharacterized protein LOC114397444: MQMKNTPLYRTTPLGVMADPCYRKAPSKVVSIPVHFVGSERTRTNSDSATKIQRVLRGFLVRSTLRKIAAMRVELERIESEVRVEVMKLKREQRERVRVSETIMNLLLKLDSVSVLHYSGLRECRKSLINKAIALQEMLDQMAVPNSDECVGEENYLVKEEEGNGIETLRNGEVEKEKDMCMEEENIGLGTSFVVEKEGEIKCEEQEEGEEIEALNNEDVEEEDSEGGRGFVGENCLVKEEEGDCEREEGDGKKDLLEKMVEDNQKMMEMMAQLFQRNEMQTTLLTSLTQRVEQLERALACERLRRKKNRKDGSKKKQNHPKNGFI; the protein is encoded by the coding sequence ATGCAGATGAAGAACACCCCTTTGTACAGAACAACTCCCTTGGGGGTCATGGCTGACCCTTGTTATCGCAAAGCACCCTCTAAGGTGGTTTCCATTCCTGTTCACTTCGTGGGCTCTGAGCGCACCAGAACGAATTCTGATTCCGCCACAAAGATCCAGAGGGTGCTGAGAGGATTTCTCGTGAGGAGCACCTTGAGGAAAATCGCTGCCATGAGGGTGGAGTTGGAGCGGATTGAGAGCGAGGTAAGGGTGGAAGTGATGAAATTGAAGAGGGAACAAAGGGAGAGGGTGAGGGTGAGCGAGACCATCATGAACTTGCTTCTCAAGTTGGATTCTGTTAGTGTGTTGCACTACTCTGGCCTCAGAGAGTGCAGAAAGTCTCTCATCAACAAAGCTATTGCCCTTCAAGAAATGCTGGATCAAATGGCAGTCCCTAATTCTGATGAGTGTGTGGGAGAAGAGAATTATTTGGTGAAGGAAGAGGAAGGTAATGGAATAGAAACTTTGAGGAATGGGGAGGTAGAAAAGGAGAAGGATATGTGcatggaagaagaaaacataGGGTTGGGAACAAGTTTTGTTGTGGAAAAGGAGGGTGAAATTAAATGTGAGGAGCAAGAAGAAGGTGAGGAAATTGAAGCTTTGAATAATGAAGACGTGGAAGAGGAGGATAGTGAGGGAGGAAGGGGATTTGTTGGGGAGAATTGTTTGGTGAAAGAGGAGGAGGGGGATTGTGAAAGAGAGGAAGGAGATGGGAAGAAGGACTTGTTGGAGAAGATGGTGGAGGACAACCAgaagatgatggagatgatggcaCAACTGTTTCAGAGGAATGAGATGCAGACTACACTTCTTACCTCTCTCACACAAAGGGTGGAGCAGCTTGAGAGAGCCTTGGCTTGTGAGAGGTTGAGGAGGAAGAAAAACAGAAAGGATGGTtccaaaaaaaagcaaaatcatcCTAAGAATGGCTTCATCTGA
- the LOC114394860 gene encoding uncharacterized protein LOC114394860 isoform X2 has protein sequence MPSKQFILDTKIEMALRLTTVVSSVGHSGKPRFRFRIRSVAATVRNMAFSATSKAGRFPYSLGQEPTLPGNAEFLLQCMEEAGVDGALIVQPINHKFDHSYVTSVLNKYPTKFVGCCLANPADDGSGLRQFEDLVLKDGYRAVRFNPYLWPPGEKMTNKVGKEIFQRAGELNVPVGFMCMKGLDLHISEIEQLCTEFPSTVVLLDHLGFCKPPINDEEGLVFSQLLNLSRFPQVHVKFSALFRVSRAQFPYLDLSPLFSQVVSHFGANRVMWGSDFPFVVAECGYKGAKEAVHLIASEISLPLSDLEWIMGRTATQLFQNQLTPVNS, from the exons aTGCCAAGCAAGCAATTTATCCTTGACACGAAAATTGAAATGGCGCTGAGGCTGACTACTGTTGTTTCAAGTGTTGGTCATTCGGGGAAACCCAGGTTTAGGTTCAGAATCAGAAGTGTTGCTGCCACAGTTAGAAACATGGCCTTCAGTGCAACCTCCAAG GCTGGCAGATTCCCTTATTCTCTTGGACAAGAACCTACTTTACCAGGAAATGCCGAGTTTTTGCTCCAG TGTATGGAGGAGGCAGGAGTAGATGGTGCACTCATTGTGCagccaattaatcataaatttgATCATAGTTATGTCACAAG CGTTTTGAATAAATACCCAACGAAATTTGTTGGTTGTTGCCTTGCTAATCCAGCAGATGATGGAAGTGGGCTTAGGCAGTTTGAAGATCTTGTTTTGAAG GACGGTTATCGTGCTGTTCGATTCAACCCATATTTGTGGCCACCTGGAGAAAAG ATGACAAATAAAGTTGGGAAGGAAATTTTCCAAAGGGCTGGAGAACTCAATGTGCCAGTGGGCTTCATGTGTATGAAG GGGCTTGATCTGCATATTTCTGAAATTGAGCAATTGTGCACAGAATTCCCATCAACAGTTGTATTGCTTGATCACTTGGGCTTTTGCAAACCACCAAT AAATGATGAGGAAGGTCTTGTCTTTTCTCAACTTTTAAATCTGTCTAGATTCCCACAA GTACATGTGAAATTTAGTGCCCTTTTCAGAGTGTCAAGAGCACAGTTTCCTTATCTAGATTTGTCTCCTCTCTTTTCCCAAGTTGTCTCTCACTTTGGTGCTAACCGTGTAATGTGGGGCAG CGATTTTCCATTTGTTGTTGCTGAATGTGGTTACAAAGGAGCCAAAGAAGCAGTGCATCTTATTGCCAGTGAGATCTCTTTGCCTTTATCAGATTTAGAGTGGATCATGGGGAGGACAGCTACACAACTCTTCCAAAACCAATTGACTCCAGTCAATAGTTGA
- the LOC114397443 gene encoding uncharacterized protein LOC114397443 — translation MGFIIYPVKGLGPYISEIVQLCTEFPSTVVLLDHLAFCKPPSNEEEGLVFSQFLNLSRFPQVFVKFSGLFRLSRGQFSHLDLSPLLSQVVSSFGANRLMWGTDFPYVVPECGYNEANEALHLLADQISLPSTDLEWMMGRTVTQLFPNQ, via the exons ATGGGATTTATCATTTATCCTGTGAAG GGGCTTGGTCCATATATTTCTGAAATAGTCCAGTTGTGCACAGAATTTCCATCAACAGTTGTATTGCTAGATCACTTGGCCTTCTGCAAACCACCATC AAATGAAGAGGAAGGTCTTGTCTTTTCTCAGTTTTTGAATCTATCTAGATTCCCACAA GTATTTGTGAAATTTAGTGGCCTTTTCAGGTTGTCAAGAGGGCAGTTTTCTCATCTGGATTTGTCTCCTCTCTTGTCCCAAGTTGTCTCTAGCTTTGGTGCTAACCGTCTTATGTGGGGCAC TGATTTTCCATATGTTGTTCCTGAATGTGGCTACAATGAAGCCAATGAAGCATTGCATCTTCTTGCCGACCAGATCTCTTTGCCTTCGACTGATTTAGAGTGGATGATGGGAAGAACGGTTACACAACTCTTCCCAAATCAATGA
- the LOC114397568 gene encoding ACT domain-containing protein ACR4-like translates to MDCWYSPHPLHDEFEKLVIRMNPPRVAVDNISSGTDTVIKVDSANKRGSLLEVVQVLTDMNLSVRRAYISSDGEWFMDVFHVTDQNGKKFMQDDVADRIQQSLGPRASSFRSLRRSVGVQAEAEHTTIELTGRDRPGLLSEVFAVLADLKCNVVAAEVWTHNSRMASVVYITDEATGLSIDDPDRLAKIKQLLLYVLKGDIDKKRANTAVSVGSTHKDRRLHQLMYADRDYDVDDGDSGSTSDRNKLLVTVDDCIDKGYTVVNLRCPDRPKLLFDTVCTLTDMQYVVYHGTVIAEGPEAYQEYYIRHVDGSPISSEAERQRVIHCLEAAVRRRTSEGIKLELCGEDRVGLLSDVTRIFRENGLSVNRAEVTTRGSQAMNVFYVTDVSGNPVKSETIETVRKEIGLTILQVKDDVCSKPPPQESGKFSLSNLFRSSSEKFLYNLGLMKSYS, encoded by the exons ATGGATTGTTGGTACTCTCCTCACCCTCTCCATGATGAATTCGAGAAGCTTGTCATTCGAATGAACCCCCCAAG AGTTGCTGTGGATAACATTTCAAGCGGAACAGACACTGTCATAAAG GTTGATAGCGCGAACAAGCGTGGGAGCTTGTTGGAGGTGGTTCAGGTTCTCACTGATATGAATCTCAGTGTTAGAAGAGCTTATATTTCCTCTGATGGAGAATGGTTCATGGATG TTTTTCATGTCACGGATCAAAATGGGAAAAAGTTTATGCAAGATGATGTTGCTGACCGCATTCAACAG TCACTGGGTCCAAGAGCCTCTAGTTTTCGATCCTTGAGAAGGTCTGTTGGGGTCCAAGCTGAAGCAGAACATACAACCATTGAATTAACTGGAAGAGACAGGCCAGGATTGCTTTCAGAAGTGTTTGCTGTTCTTGCAGacctcaaatgcaatgtggtagcAGCAGAAGTCTGGACCCACAATTCAAGAATGGCATCTGTTGTTTACATCACAGACGAGGCGACGGGATTGTCCATTGACGATCCGGATCGCCTTGCCAAGATTAAGCAGCTTCTACTGTATGTGCTGAAAGGAGACATAGATAAGAAGAGGGCTAACACTGCTGTTTCTGTTGGTTCTACTCACAAGGATAGGAGGCTGCATCAGTTGATGTATGCCGACCGTGATTATGACGTAGATGATGGGGATTCTGGGTCAACAAGTGACAGGAACAAGCTCCTAGTAACTGTTGATGATTGCATAGATAAGGGATACACTGTTGTGAACTTGAGGTGTCCAGACAGACCAAAGTTACTGTTTGATACCGTGTGCACACTCACAGACATGCAGTATGTTGTGTACCATGGAACTGTCATTGCTGAAGGACCAGAGGCATATCAG GAATATTATATAAGGCATGTGGATGGAAGTCCTATCAGTTCTGAAGCAGAAAGGCAAAGAGTGATTCATTGTTTGGAGGCTGCTGTTAGGAGACGAACTTCTGAG GGTATAAAGCTAGAATTATGTGGGGAAGACAGGGTTGGCCTTCTGTCTGATGTAACTCGCATCTTTAGAGAAAATGGTCTTTCAGTCAACCGTGCTGAAGTTACAACCAGGGGCAGCCAAGCCATGAATGTTTTCTATGTGACTGATGTATCTGGAAATCCAGTTAAGAGTGAAACAATTGAAACAGTTCGAAAAGAGATTGGCTTGACCATACTGCAGGTAAAAGATGATGTCTGCTCTAAACCTCCACCgcaagagagtggaaaattcTCTCTGTCTAATCTCTTTCGGTCAAGCTCTGAGAAATTTCTCTACAACTTGGGTTTGATGAAGTCTTATTCTTGA